From a region of the Prevotella melaninogenica genome:
- a CDS encoding IS1634 family transposase, protein MHANVQTRFNPATGDMAPYYRIKESYRDVQGHVHSLILLNIGFEPSLTAVQVRKIAYALTERFKTRSTPSLFKKHLDGLTPIEQAKADEWWSRMEKEGGIDRFNKEEQKSLRKYENYIDLETANYTDARNVGAEWLCKQTIDKLQLEGFLRKNGWTENAIHTALSALIVRTVYAVSECSSYYYLRDNSAAAELYSGAPGWTPGINSLYKITDKLYELKEQLERHLCSVTDDLFNIDNKLMLFDLTNFYFEGSKRNSDKAKFGRSKEKRSDCKLLVLALCINKEGFIRYSSILEGNTADSKSLPNMIDTLAKRNPSRSKDTLVVMDAGVATEENLELIKRKGYNYLCVSRTKMKDYTLSDDNKSVTVMDARRQKITLKEVKTEDDKDYYLEITSPSKAMTESSMNRVWRERFEMELQRINEGISKKGGTKTYEKVVERTGRAIQKYPSIAKFYRISYIKNEKKPKQMLRVDWEIKDLSEMESGHGVYFLRSNVRTLSERVTWEYYNLIREIECTNRQLKNDLNLRPIYHQKDERSDAHLFFGLLAYWVVNTIRCQLKREGESCYWTEIVRRMSIQKLVTTKGKNPLGETIEMRQCSSPSKQAKQIYDKLDLKHSPFKKNKICRTQSP, encoded by the coding sequence ATGCACGCAAATGTACAGACACGATTCAACCCTGCCACAGGCGACATGGCTCCTTATTATCGCATCAAGGAGTCATATCGTGATGTGCAGGGTCATGTACACTCGCTAATTCTGTTGAACATCGGTTTTGAACCTTCACTTACTGCTGTACAGGTTCGAAAAATTGCATACGCTCTTACCGAACGCTTCAAAACCAGAAGTACACCCTCGCTTTTTAAAAAACATCTTGACGGACTTACTCCTATTGAACAGGCAAAGGCTGACGAATGGTGGAGCCGTATGGAGAAAGAAGGTGGAATCGATCGGTTTAATAAGGAAGAGCAGAAGTCGCTGAGAAAATATGAGAACTATATTGACCTTGAGACGGCAAACTATACTGACGCAAGGAATGTTGGCGCAGAGTGGCTCTGCAAGCAGACAATAGACAAGCTGCAGTTAGAGGGTTTTCTGCGCAAAAATGGGTGGACGGAGAATGCGATACACACGGCTTTGTCAGCATTGATTGTCCGTACGGTATATGCTGTCTCTGAATGTTCATCTTATTATTATTTGCGCGATAACTCGGCTGCCGCTGAACTTTATAGTGGAGCTCCTGGCTGGACACCAGGGATCAATTCTCTGTATAAAATCACTGACAAGTTATATGAACTAAAGGAACAGTTAGAGCGTCATTTGTGCAGCGTTACTGACGATCTCTTTAATATAGACAACAAGTTGATGCTCTTCGACTTAACCAACTTCTATTTCGAGGGTAGTAAGCGTAATAGCGATAAAGCCAAGTTCGGTCGTTCAAAAGAAAAACGCTCTGATTGTAAGCTACTTGTACTTGCATTATGTATCAATAAAGAAGGTTTTATACGTTATTCTTCTATCTTGGAGGGTAATACAGCAGATTCCAAGTCTCTACCCAATATGATTGATACGCTGGCAAAGAGGAATCCATCACGAAGCAAGGATACGCTCGTTGTCATGGATGCAGGTGTTGCCACGGAAGAGAACTTGGAGCTAATAAAGAGAAAGGGTTACAATTATCTCTGCGTATCCCGTACGAAAATGAAGGACTATACGCTCAGTGATGATAACAAGAGCGTTACAGTAATGGATGCCCGCCGGCAGAAGATAACGCTGAAAGAGGTTAAGACAGAGGATGATAAGGATTATTATCTCGAAATAACATCTCCTTCGAAAGCTATGACAGAGTCGTCCATGAACAGGGTTTGGAGAGAGCGTTTTGAGATGGAACTGCAGAGGATAAACGAAGGAATCTCCAAGAAAGGTGGAACAAAAACCTATGAAAAGGTTGTTGAACGTACAGGACGTGCCATACAGAAGTACCCTTCTATAGCGAAGTTCTACCGGATTAGCTACATAAAAAACGAGAAGAAACCCAAGCAGATGCTGCGTGTAGACTGGGAGATAAAAGACCTCTCGGAAATGGAATCTGGTCACGGAGTCTATTTCCTCCGCAGCAATGTCAGGACACTTTCTGAGCGTGTGACATGGGAATACTACAATCTTATTCGTGAGATAGAATGTACGAACAGACAACTAAAGAATGATCTCAACCTCCGTCCTATCTATCATCAGAAAGATGAGCGAAGCGATGCACACCTTTTCTTCGGTTTATTAGCCTACTGGGTGGTAAACACCATCCGTTGTCAATTAAAACGAGAAGGAGAATCCTGTTACTGGACCGAGATAGTACGACGTATGAGCATCCAAAAGCTCGTCACCACAAAAGGGAAGAATCCATTAGGTGAAACCATCGAGATGCGCCAATGTAGTAGTCCTTCGAAGCAAGCAAAACAAATATACGATAAGTTGGACTTAAAACACTCACCATTCAAAAAGAATAAAATTTGTAGGACACAGAGCCCATAA